From Oncorhynchus mykiss isolate Arlee chromosome 25, USDA_OmykA_1.1, whole genome shotgun sequence, a single genomic window includes:
- the cenpf gene encoding centromere protein F yields the protein MSWVVEEWKDGLSGKALQKIQEIEGQLDKLKKERNQKQFQLDSLEAVLQKQKQKVDSEKSEASAIKRENQALVESCDAVEKARQKATHDLGVKVQQVSNLEGQLSTSKKTIERLEQELKKYKNEKDRCQPSHSSDLQSYSTPQKTFATPAATPSYRQHDSRLEDLQERYNQEVEERKRLEAELKITQVKLLNQSSVSHKDIATRQQAGSSIFPWQQQDKGRQSQGTIETPLARRAGGGTSAGGFLWNTEDTPIKSTQRISTSVSQFDSDGSSQQMEQLRMLNQELKSKVSELEQRLQSQEKDARMQSGRLQELQGQLDQARRDLTDRDKTLGKSRDELSKATTQHEQAVAKCVSMEQKLKQVSEEMSCQRHNAESCRRALEQKVKDQEKESQKELSHLQSSHHSLEQQFNQTKTKLNQEIQQAKKDHNILQAEMDKVSCQRSQLERDQEEQKQKLLRSEQSQQASQNKEQDLRKKFEELQREKNTVSAQLDQGSKRLSQLEEEKKSAEQNLKRTQSMLDDFRAKNEAQSEELKGLVTKLESQTRSSAQDLENLKKTLTDAETKNDKTQSELNIQKQEVEQITNKHSALEKEIQELKTTLTTTQGEFVQLKKENETLQGWKTEKETLVNETEAVQQGLVDKITELEKSLGSLNDDKIGLQEQLKTLEAEKACLSGQIDSLKGELLNKCTDLEEKGCMYEELQKQLKESDQKHLKNLETVGLQMTQLEGQVKDLGSRLQVETGRAERAEMFHTELQEQYQAACDLARSKDALVELGQSDVAQLRESLAQTTALQEEQLARFTQEKTSLLKECEESVASKVDEVEHAKLSLVKIQQELPFLQDQVSSLESNLKIQKSLGVKLQAKYDNIVNTKEDLVEKLSEAEKRGESLQGEVNSLSEQAKTVGSLQERCDTLTAAAQESISALQNMTETLTQTETELHILRDVVEKLEAQVYEAETKASGLEREKAEMAEKVEKIQREAEEVSVKYQSLQDSQEEERNGLLKQISTLKDILTENNAASAQLSSDLNNSLEALQKTHSAAVELNSNLESSLVEKTNLISSQEMQVKELSERLHKEAEIHVTELETYLQKQRGLKEQLEIVKSQLESKSQEGAEAKEKWERASLELSKLREDLSSARNSVDEKGRKIKSLKERLNQAESEQDKATDALKEKVISMNKIKVQLEMLQMDLEDNEACMNTFDTQIEELKGTVEELRGTVASLNGRLEESVTQRSTLETELGSVKEQLSEKSCEVTQVTATLEDTRQQMQAALSTAGLVESLQTTVDGLMETLEEEVRKHGQLEMDIIQLTEEKEQLAVEKEQLAVEKEQLAVEKEQLAVEKEQLTVEKEQLTVEKEQLTVEKEQLTVEKEQLTVEKEQLTVEKEQLTVEKEQLTVEKEQLTVEKEQLTVEKEQLTVEKEQLTVEKEQLTVEKEQLTVEKEQLTVEKEQLTVEKEQLTVEKEQLTVEKEQLTVEKEQLTVEKEQLTVEKEQLTVEKEQLTVEKEQLTVEKEQLTVEKEQLTVEKEQLTVEKEQLTVEKEQLTVEKEQLTVEKEQLTVEKEQLTVEKEQLTVEKEQLTVEKEQLTVEKEQLTVEKEQLTVEKEQLTVEKEQLTVEKEQLTVEKEQLTVEKEQLTVEKEQLTVEKEQLTVEKEQLTVEKEQLTVEKEQLTVEKEQLTVEKEQLTVEKEQLEADLQRHSLNAGDERDAVKQENECLQRTLQSLTENYEAVQSAFERATRQSEDETRERIGTFEREQTELQQRLSGLQGELALFKEHYDSLMTQASQQQSLIEQLQTKRDQKVSTGEADGPTSRQTSGSFFNVSLPLKEDPEEMKPTAEQSDDLHNSEVPQQTGSDGNNEPAEEFSDCMDKVPVEQQKALSKSLDDDDVTLGGEHLAVSEAPRDQDQLAQSREVVRKLEEELQTLHSQLDLATSEMTLRKELCSELEVKVEELEVKVQQMEKEMCGAAEKISAAVVERRTLGDQISELTEEAESLRLALQTSKCQLSDVMEMLETLEMAKGGWSERFFQVESELKRVRSEKANLEKHILSMEADLECLTEQKVTLEREMEASRKAKCDLAQQLATLTSENGQLRQEMVSCSEDRNELEQSVAQWKDKAESLEKTNVDTREVIKILEEDIRNGKRESDVTSANLESLQMERGQLVLQCQALEKTITLQSGEKDNLINQLNSFKDNQSSASKNTESMASKIQSLEGEISRLAQSLESSLLEKGEIASRLNSTQEEVAQMRSGIERLRVRIESDERQKKHMSELLKAAQRKADALQDQLDKQEREREDADQNLEEAVLQAETATVQLEELEEEKKELASKIEEMTAELDSLRNEKERLEELLSLKNAEIEEMKAANRAATEELEKGMREAEDKQRAMVEELQAQLDSVSSELQKCREGLEGEKERMRSLTEEWEKERERLKKEVDRLQALEIEREKKREMLTLRLQEDLEAQQREMGDIRENNNTLQQEMEKLQALLSEREQKEQAQSAERLKLQQQSESYKLSLEEVTSEKEVLKAQQEEEVAALRGELTSEQEVLRGQLAAAEEEVRGHLSELSSLRTRMEELSTTITQQDSSKQVSELSSRVARLSKERDSALGKVNMWMNSCKQLEKEREALVLETQKLQASQTPAGEERSDEVQKRSSEEVQAELKELKKALEERSEEVQELSKTLAERSRELEAQKRSSESELEELTEALEERSREVDESMDKYCSLMVRVHKLEETNDTLETRLERLVTQTTSSTANNASNTANNASNKTPRRKSGRRSASRAQEALIPLGPAETDSENTVPAGQGQGSLGKRGCGVLAASDNSNTPFKAQEALLNTAKRIKATATTPKPGSRQEEEEFRPEGLPELVQRGFADIPLGEASPFIMRRTAVQRCSPRLAAARHNATTPTVTPQHKVLEPLSLQSPVGMATLSDSPGGKGLCVSPASSGEERRGRRSLSTRKTPEQREKRKEAMMTASRQEENCQVQ from the exons ATGAGCTGGGTAGTGGAGGAGTGGAAAGATGGTCTTTCAGGTAAAGCCCTGCAGAAGATACAAGAGATTGAGGGACAGCTGGACAAGCTGAAGAAGGAGAGGAATCAGAAACAGTTCCAGCTCGACTCACTGGAGGCTGTtctacagaaacagaaacaaaag GTTGACAGCGAGAAGAGCGAGGCGTCTGCCATTAAGAGGGAGAACCAGGCCTTGGTAGAGTCATGTGACGCCGTGGAGAAGGCCCGTCAGAAGGCGACCCACGACCTGGGGGTCaaagtgcaacaggtcagcaaccTGGAGGGTCAGCTCAGCACCAGCAAGAAGACCATAGAACGACTGGAGCAGGAACTCAAGAA ATATAAGAATGAAAAGGACCGTTGTCAGCCCTCCCACTCCTCTGATCTTCAGTCCTACAGCACTCCTCAGAAGACCTTTGCCACTCCTGCTGCTACTCCCAGCTACAGACAGCATG ACTCCAGGCTGGAGGACCTTCAGGAGAGATACAACcaggaggtggaagagaggaagagactggaaGCCGAACTGAAAATCACACAGGTCAAA CTGTTGAACCAGTCGTCCGTCAGTCATAAGGACATTGCCACCCGGCAACAAGCAGGCTCCTCCATATTCCCATGGCAACAGCAAGACAAGGGCCGCCAGTCCCAGGGCACCATTGAAACGCCCCTGGCTAGGCGGGCAGGGGGCGGGACATCCGCTGGCGGCTTCCTGTGGAACACGGAGGATACACCAATCAAATCCACCCAGCGAATCAGCACATCTGTATCCCAGTTTGATTCTGATGGCTCCTCCCAGCAGATGGAACAGCTGAGGATGCTGAATCAAG AGCTGAAGAGTAAAGTGTCTGAGCTGGAGCAGCGTCTGCAGTCACAGGAGAAGGACGCGAGGATGCAGAGCGGCAGGCTCCAGGAGCTCCAAGGCCAGctggaccaggctaggagagacCTGACCGACAGAGACAAGACCCTGGGCAAGAGCAGAGATGAACTAAGCAAGGCTACCACTCAGCACGAACAAGCTGTCGCCAAG TGTGTGTCAATGGAGCAGAAATTGAAACAGGTCTCTGAGGAGATGTCCTGCCAGAGGCACAACGCTGAGAGCTGCAGACGAGCTCTGGAACAGAAGGTCAAGGACCAGGAGAAGGAGAGCCAGAAG gagCTGTCCCACCTCCAGAGCAGCCACCACTCCCTagagcagcagtttaaccagACCAAGACCAAGCTGAACCAGGAGATACAGCAAGCCAAGAAAGACCACAACATCCTGCAGGCTGAGATGGACAAG GTGTCATGCCAGAGGAGCCAGCTGGAGAGAGACCAGGAGGAGCAGAAACAGAAGTTGCTGAGGTCAGAACAGAGCCAACAGGCCAGCCAAAACAAGGAGCAGGACCTCAGGAAGAAATTTGAG gagctgcagagagagaagaacacTGTGAGCGCCCAGCTGGACCAGGGTAGCAAGAGGCTCTCtcagctggaggaggagaagaagagcgcAGAGCAGAACCTCAAACGCACCCAGAGCATGCTGGATGACTTCAGAG CCAAAAATGAAGCCCAGTCCGAAGAGCTGAAAGGACTTGTCACTAAACTGGAAAGCCAGACCAGATCGTCAGCCCAAGATCTAGAGAACCTAAAGAAAACGCTCACAGACGCAGAGACCAAGAATGACAAGACTCAGAGTGAACTGAATATccaaaaacaggaagtggaacaGATCACAAACAAACACAGCGCTCTGGAGAAGGAGATCCAGGAACTGAAGACAACCCTGACCACCACTCAGGGCGAGTTTGTGCAGCTGAAGAAAGAGAACGAGACACTTCAGGGATGGAAAACGGAGAAGGAGACGCTCGTTAACGAGACTGAGGCTGTGCAGCAAGGCTTAGTCGACAAAATCACTGAGCTGGAGAAGAGTCTGGGCTCGTTGAATGACGATAAAATAGGTCTACAGGAGCAGCTGAAGACTCTGGAGGCTGAGAAGGCTTGTCTATCAGGGCAGATCGATTCCCTGAAGGGAGAACTCCTCAACAAGTGTACCGACCTGGAGGAGAAGGGCTGCATGTACGAAGAGCTCCAAAAACAGCTGAAGGAGTCTGACCAGAAACACTTAAAAAACCTGGAGACCGTTGGGTTGCAGATGACCCAGCTTGAAGGACAAGTGAAGGATCTGGGGTCCAGGCTGCAGGTGGAGACTGGCAGGGCGGAGCGGGCCGAAATGTTTCACACTGAGCTCCAGGAGCAGTACCAGGCGGCCTGCGACCTGGCCCGGTCCAAAGATGCTCTGGTGGAGTTAGGCCAGAGCGATGTAGCCCAGCTCAGGGAGAGTCTGGCTCAGACCACAGCCCTACAGGAGGAACAACTGGCCAGATTTACCCAGGAGAAGACCTCCCTCCTGAAGGAGTGTGAGGAAAGCGTAGCATCGAAGGTAGACGAGGTTGAGCACGCCAAGCTGAGTCTGGTTAAGATTCAGCAGGAGCTGCCTTTCCTCCAGGACCAGGTGTCTTCACTGGAGTCCAACCTGAAGATCCAGAAAAGTTTGGGTGTTAAACTACAGGCCAAGTATGACAACATTGTCAATACTAAAGAGGATCTTGTGGAGAAGCTTTCTGAGgcagaaaagagaggggaaagtCTTCAGGGTGAAGTCAATAGCCTCTCAGAGCAGGCGAAGACTGTTGGCTCTCTACAGGAGCGCTGTGATACTCTGACGGCTGCGGCACAGGAGTCCATAAGCGCTCTGCAGAACATGACCGAGACCCTGACCCAGACTGAAACAGAGCTGCACATACTGAGAGACGTGGTTGAAAAACTAGAGGCTCAGGTGTACGAAGCTGAGACCAAAGCCTCAGGTCTTGAGAGGGAAAAGGCAGAGATGGCAGAGAAAGTAGAGAAAATCCAGAGGGAAGCTGAAGAGGTTTCTGTGAAGTATCAAAGCCTTCAGGACTcccaggaagaggagaggaatggtTTGCTGAAGCAGATCTCTACATTGAAGGACATACTCACTGAGAATAATGCTGCTTCCGCCCAGCTGTCTTCTGACCTGAATAACTCCCTGGAAGCTCTGCAGAAGACACACTCGGCTGCCGTGGAGCTCAACTCCAACCTGGAGAGCAGCCTAGTGGAGAAAACAAACCTAATCTCTTCTCAGGAGATGCAAGTCAAAGAGCTCTCAGAGAGACTCCATAAGGAAGCCGAGATCCATGTCACAGAGCTGGAGACTTACCTCCAGAAACAAAGAGGCCTGAAGGAGCAGCTTGAGATTGTAAAGAGCCAGCTGGAGAGTAAAAGCCAGGAGGGAGCCGAGGCTAAGGAGAAGTGGGAGAGGGCCTCACTAGAGCTGTCTAAGCTGAGAGAAGATTTGTCTTCTGCCAGAAACAGTGTCGATGAGAAAGGCCGTAAGATCAAGAGtctgaaagagaggttgaaccaGGCTGAGTCTGAACAAGACAAAGCTACCGACGCCCTGAAAGAGAAGGTCATCAGCATGAACAAGATCAAGGTCCAGCTGGAGATGCTTCAGATGGACCTGGAGGACAACGAGGCCTGCATGAACACCTTTGACACCCAGATAGAGGAGCTTAAAGGAACTGTGGAGGAACTCAGAGGCACCGTGGCCTCTCTGAATGGGAGACTGGAGGAGAGTGTGACGCAAAGGTCCACCTTGGAGACCGAGCTGGGCTCTGTCAAAGAGCAGCTGTCAGAGAAGAgctgtgaagtcacccaggtgacAGCAACTCTTGAAGACACTCGCCAGCAGATGCAGGCTGCCTTGTCCACAGCAGGTTTAGTGGAATCACTCCAGACCACTGTTGATGGGCTGATGGAGACCCTGGAGGAGGAGGTTAGAAAACATGGCCAACTGGAGATGGACATCATTCAGCTCACTGAGGAGAAGGAGCAGTTGGCTGTGGAGAAGGAGCAGTTGGCCGTGGAGAAGGAGCAGTTGGCCGTGGAGAAGGAGCAGTTGGCCGTGGAGAAGGAGCAGTTGACCGTGGAGAAGGAGCAGTTGACCGTGGAGAAGGAGCAGTTGACCGTGGAGAAGGAGCAGTTGACCGTGGAGAAGGAGCAGTTGACCGTGGAGAAGGAGCAGTTGACCGTGGAGAAGGAGCAGTTGACCGTGGAGAAGGAGCAGTTGACCGTGGAGAAGGAGCAGTTGACCGTGGAGAAGGAGCAGTTGACCGTGGAGAAGGAGCAGTTGACTGTGGAGAAGGAGCAGTTGACCGTGGAGAAGGAGCAGTTGACCGTGGAGAAGGAGCAGTTGACCGTGGAGAAGGAGCAGTTGACCGTGGAGAAGGAGCAGTTGACCGTGGAGAAGGAGCAGTTGACCGTGGAGAAGGAGCAGTTGACCGTGGAGAAGGAGCAGTTGACCGTGGAGAAGGAGCAGTTGACCGTGGAGAAGGAGCAGTTGACCGTGGAGAAGGAGCAGTTGACCGTGGAGAAGGAGCAGTTGACCGTGGAGAAGGAGCAGTTGACCGTGGAGAAGGAGCAGTTGACCGTGGAGAAGGAGCAGTTGACCGTGGAGAAGGAGCAGTTGACCGTGGAGAAGGAGCAGTTGACCGTGGAGAAGGAGCAGTTGACCGTGGAGAAGGAGCAGTTGACCGTGGAGAAGGAGCAGTTGACCGTGGAGAAGGAGCAGTTGACCGTGGAGAAGGAGCAGTTGACCGTGGAGAAGGAGCAGTTGACCGTGGAGAAGGAGCAGTTGACCGTGGAGAAGGAGCAGTTGACCGTGGAGAAGGAGCAGTTGACCGTGGAGAAGGAGCAGTTGACCGTGGAGAAGGAGCAGTTGACCGTGGAGAAGGAGCAGTTGACTGTGGAGAAGGAGCAGTTGACTGTGGAGAAGGAGCAGTTGACTGTGGAGAAGGAGCAGTTGACTGTGGAGAAGGAGCAGTTGACTGTGGAGAAGGAGCAGTTGACTGTGGAGAAGGAGCAGTTGACTGTGGAGAAGGAGCAGTTGACTGTGGAGAAGGAGCAGTTGACCGTGGAGAAGGAGCAGTTGACCGTGGAGAAGGAGCAACTTGAGGCTGACTTGCAGAGGCACAGTCTGAACGCTGGGGATGAGAGAGACGCGGTCAAACAGGAGAACGAGTGTCTCCAGCGTACGCTACAGAGCCTGACGGAGAACTACGAGGCTGTTCAGTCTGCGTTTGAGAGAGCGACCCGGCAGAGCGAGGACGAAACCAGAGAGAGGATCGGAACGTTTGAGAGGGAACAAACCGAGCTCCAGCAGAGACTGAGCGGACTGCAGGGTGAACTAGCCCTGTTCAAGGAGCACTATGACAGCCTGATGACTCAG GCAAGCCAGCAGCAGTCTCTCATAGAGCAGCTTCAGACCAAGAGAGACCAGAAGGTCTCTACAGGAGAGGCGGACGGACCGACTTCCAGACAGACGTCAGGCTCCTTCTTCAACGTTAGCTTACCCTTAAAAGAAGATCCTGAGGAGATGAAACCCACAG CTGAGCAATCAGATGACCTCCACAACTCTGAGGTACCTCAACAGACAGGAAGTGACGGCAACAAtgagccagctgaagagttcagtgactgcATGGATAAAGTCCCTGTAGAGCAGCAAAAAGCGCTCAGTAAAAGcctagatgatgatgatgtgaccCTCGGCGGTGAACATCTAGCAGTCTCTGAAGCTCCTCGTGATCAGGACCAGTTGGCCCAGAGCAGGGAGGTGGTCAGAAAGCTAGAGGAGGAGCTACAGACCCTCCACTCCCAGCTTGACCTCGCTACCTCTGAGATGACCCTCAGGAAGGAGCTGTGCTCTGAGCTGGAGGTCAAAGTTGAAGAGTTAGAGGTGAAGGTCcaacagatggagaaagagatgtGTGGTGCCGCGGAGAAGATTAGCGCTGCCGTAGTGGAGAGACGAACGCTAG GTGACCAGATCTCAGAGTTGACAGAGGAGGCAGAGTCCCTGAGACTGGCGCTGCAGACCTCTAAATGTCAGCTCTCTGATGTCATGGAGATGCTAGAGACGCTGGAGATGGCCAAAG GTGGTTGGAGCGAGAGGTTCTTCCAGGTGGAAAGCGAACTGAAGAGGGTTCGTTCTGAGAAGGCCAATCTGGAGAAACACATCCTCTCCATGGAGGCTGATTTAGAGTGCCTGACCGAGCAGAAAGTCAcgctggagagggagatggaggctagCCGCAAAGCTAAATGTGACCTGGCCCAGCAGCTGGCCACCCTCACCTCAGAGAACGGACAACTCAGACAGGAGATGGTGTCCTGCAGCGAGGATAGGAATGAGCTGGAACAGTCAGTGGCACAGTGGAAGGATAAGGCAGAGAGTCTGGAGAAGACAAACGTGGATACTAGAGAGGTTATTAAGATCTTAGAGGAAGATATCAGAAATGGGAAGAGGGAATCTGATGTGACGTCTGCTAACCTGGAGAGTCTGCAGATGGAGAGAGGTCAGCTGGTGCTGCAGTGTCAGGCgctagagaagaccatcaccctGCAGAGCGGGGAGAAGGACAACCTGATTAACCAACTGAACAGCTTCAAAGATAACCAGAGCTCTGCGAGCAAAAACACTGAGTCCATGGCCTCTAAGATTCAGTCTCTGGAAGGGGAGATATCTAGACTAGCCCAGTCTCTGGAGTCTTCTCTgctagagaaaggagagatagccTCACGCCTCAACTCAACCCAGGAGGAGGTGGCCCAAATGAGGTCGGGCATCGAGAGGCTCCGGGTCCGCATAGAGTCCGACGAGAGACAGAAAAAACACATGAGCGAACTGCTGAAGGCTGCCCAGAGGAAAGCAGATGCTCTTCAGGACCAGCTAGAcaaacaggagagggagagggaagacgCTGACCAAAACCTAGAGGAGGCTGTGCTTCAGGCCGAGACGGCCACGGTCCAACTTGAAGAgttggaggaagagaagaaggaaCTGGCCAGTAAGATTGAGGAGATGACTGCCGAACTGGACAGCCTGAGAAATGAGAAGGAGAGGCTTGAGGAATTGCTCTCTCTGAAGAACGCAGAGATTGAGGAGATGAAGGCAGCAAACCGAGCTGCCACTGAGGAACTGGAGAAAGGGATGAGAGAGGCGGAGGACAAACAGAGGGCAATGGTGGAAGAGTTACAGGCCCAGCTTGACTCTGTGAGCTCTGAGCTGCAGAAATGCAGAGAAGgcctggagggagagaaggagagaatgcgGTCTCTAacggaggaatgggagaaagagcgggagagGCTGAAGAAAGAGGTGGATCGACTGCAGGCTTTGGAGATCGAgcgggagaagaagagagagatgctGACTCTGAGACTGCAGGAGGACCTGGAGgcacagcagagagagatgggggacatCCGAGAGAACAACAACACCCTGCAGCAAGAGATGGAGAAGCTGCAGGCACTACTGTCGGAGCGGGAGCAGAAAGAACAGGCTCAGTCTGCAGAGAGACTAAAACTACAGCAGCAGTCAGAAAGCTACAAG TTATCCCTGGAGGAGGTTACCTCAGAGAAGGAGGTGCTGAAGgcacagcaggaggaggaggttgCAGCCCTTAGGGGTGAGCTGACCTCGGAGCAGGAGGTGCTGAGGGGACAGTTGGCTGCAGcggaggaggaggtcagaggtcatctgtCAGAGTTGAGCAGTCTGAGAACCAGAATGGAGGAGCTCAGCACTACCatcacacagcaggacagcagcaAACAG GTATCGGAGCTGAGCTCCAGAGTGGCCCGTCTGTCTAAGGAGAGGGACTCAGCCCTCGGTAAGGTTAACATGTGGATGAACTCCTGTAAAcagctggagaaggagagggaggctCTTGTACTGGAGACCCAGAAACTACAGGCCAGCCAGACACCAG CTGGTGAAGAGAGGAGTGATGAGGTACAGAAGAGGAGCTCTGAGGAGGTGCAGGCTGAACTCAAAGAGTTGAAGAAAGctctagaggagaggagtgaggaggtgCAGGAGCTCAGCAAGACTCTagcagagagaagcagggagtTGGAGGCGCAGAAGAGGAGCAGTGAGTCTGAACTGGAGGAGCTTACTGAAGccttggaggagaggagcagggaggtggACGAGAGCATGGATAAATACTGCAGCCTGATGGTCCGTGTCCACAAGCTGGAGGAGACCAACGACACGCTGGAAACACGCCTGGAGCGCCTTGTCACGCAGACCACTAGCAGCACGGCTAACAACGCTAGCAACACGGCTAACAATGCTAGCAATAAAACACCCAGGCGAAAGTCAGGCAGGAGGTCAGCCTCCAGGGCACAGGAAGCACTCATACCGTTGGGTCCCGCAGAGACAGACTCTGAGAACACGGTGCCtgctggtcagggtcaggggtcGTTGGGGAAGAGGGGTTGTGGTGTTCTAGCAGCTAGTGACAACAGCAACACTCCATTTAAAGCCCAGGAGGCCCTGCTGAACACTGCCAAGAGGATCAAAGCAACAGCAACCACGCCCAAACCAGGAagtagacaggaagaggaggagtttaGGCCAGAGGGACTTCCTGAGCTGGTGCAGAGAG GGTTTGCTGATATCCCTCTAGGAGAGGCCAGTCCCTTCATCATGAGGAGAACCGCAGTGCAGCGCTGTAGCCCTCGTCTGGCCGCCGCACGACACAATGCCACCACCCCAACTGTAACCCCCCAACACAAG GTGCTGGAGCCCCTGTCCCTTCAGAGCCCTGTCGGCATGGCAACTCTGTCTGACAGCCCTGGTGGGAAAGGCCTGTGTGTTAGTCCTGCCTCCAGTGGCGAGGAGAGGCGTGGCCGTCGGTCCCTGAGCACACGGAAGACTCCGGAACAGAGGGAGAAACGCAAAGAGGCCATGATGACTGCATCACGCCAAGAGGAGAACTGCCAAGTGCAGTAA